From a single Arachnia propionica genomic region:
- a CDS encoding glycine--tRNA ligase produces MQDALRILSDYWTSRGCLTWQPYNSEVGAGTMNPATVLRVLGPEPWDVAYVEPSVRPDDSRYGENPMRIQTFTQFQVILKPEPGDPQELYLGSLEALGIDLDAHDVRFVEDNWQQPAIGAWGLGWEVWLDGMEITQFTYFQQVGGQDLDPIPVELTYGIERILMAQQGVTHFKDIAYARKADGSIVTYGEAFGQQEYEMSRYYLDDADIETNRRLYEAYVSEATRMVEARLPVPAHSYILKSSHAFNVLDARGAISTTERAQAFSTMRRLMRDTAALWVERRGELGFPLLKETERKTGTPEEAIEEPATDRPRTFALEIGLEELPPHVVGPTVEAVNKTLTNGLAASRLAHGEIRVDGTPRRIVAIVDGVAAREPDATNLRKGPKWAVSFDADGNPTKPLQGFMRGQGVTLEQVVKAEVNGAEHACVAVESPGRNALEVLKGLVEDCVSGLRAEKNMRWRDPKLSFSRAVRWLVALWGEQVVPARVSEVVAGRSTYLQRTTAASAESGRRFDGVLVGFHEVASADDLPGLLAEGRIALGFAERREAVVDQAEKLAAGVGGFIDVKDNAALVDEITNLVEEPFGVLGGFDERYLELPDRILVSVMAKHQRYLPIRDAEGRLLPYFVTMANGACDETVVAAGNESVLRARYEDALFFWNQDLEVESVDVFVPGLEKLTFENRLGSVGQRARRIAAVATSVGEGLGLAPEQAATLARAGQLAKYDLATNLVTDMTSLAGFVAREYALRKGETPAVAEALHEMEQPHTSADAVPASLPGALLALGDRFDLLMAMFALGAKPSGSSDPYGLRRAALGVVRVLREVPGLTGIGVRDGLVAAAEALTTQGIEVSQDAIAAAEEFVIGRYAQLMRDEGRSADMVAAVLPSASHPADAEAKANDLEALLGEPSWRAAVEAVVRIHRILPAGTVPEFDPAVLVDGAERALSQALADRKPCDSVSDFAASAKELVDPIAQFFDDTLVMAKEPELRAARLGLLASVAALAPEGLEWTAIDAVTK; encoded by the coding sequence ATGCAAGACGCCCTCCGGATCCTGTCCGACTACTGGACTTCGCGCGGCTGCCTGACCTGGCAGCCCTACAACTCGGAGGTGGGGGCTGGCACCATGAACCCCGCCACCGTGCTGCGGGTCCTTGGACCGGAACCGTGGGACGTCGCCTACGTCGAACCTTCCGTGCGTCCCGACGACTCCCGTTACGGCGAGAACCCGATGCGTATTCAGACGTTTACCCAGTTTCAGGTGATCCTGAAACCCGAACCCGGCGACCCGCAGGAGCTCTACCTCGGGTCGCTGGAGGCCCTCGGGATCGACCTCGACGCCCACGACGTGCGTTTCGTCGAGGACAACTGGCAGCAGCCGGCGATCGGCGCGTGGGGACTCGGCTGGGAAGTGTGGCTGGACGGGATGGAGATCACCCAGTTCACCTACTTCCAGCAGGTCGGCGGGCAGGACCTCGACCCGATTCCCGTGGAACTGACCTACGGGATCGAACGCATCCTGATGGCGCAGCAGGGCGTCACGCACTTCAAGGACATCGCCTACGCCCGCAAGGCCGACGGCAGTATCGTCACCTACGGTGAGGCGTTCGGCCAGCAGGAGTACGAGATGAGCCGCTACTACCTGGACGACGCCGACATCGAGACGAACCGGCGGCTCTACGAGGCCTACGTTTCGGAGGCCACCCGCATGGTGGAGGCACGGCTGCCGGTTCCCGCCCACTCCTACATCCTCAAATCCAGTCACGCCTTCAACGTGCTCGACGCCCGCGGCGCGATTTCCACCACGGAACGCGCCCAGGCGTTCAGCACCATGCGCCGCCTGATGCGCGACACCGCAGCGCTGTGGGTGGAACGGCGAGGCGAACTCGGGTTCCCGCTCCTCAAGGAAACCGAGAGGAAAACCGGGACACCAGAGGAGGCCATTGAGGAACCCGCCACGGACCGGCCCCGGACCTTCGCCCTGGAGATCGGCCTGGAGGAGCTTCCCCCGCACGTCGTCGGCCCCACCGTCGAGGCGGTGAACAAGACCCTCACGAACGGGCTTGCGGCCTCACGCCTGGCGCACGGCGAGATCCGCGTCGACGGCACCCCCAGGCGCATCGTGGCAATCGTCGACGGGGTTGCGGCCCGGGAACCGGACGCCACGAACCTGCGGAAAGGCCCGAAATGGGCGGTTTCCTTCGATGCCGACGGCAACCCCACCAAACCGTTGCAGGGTTTCATGCGCGGCCAAGGAGTCACCCTGGAGCAGGTCGTAAAGGCTGAGGTGAACGGCGCCGAACACGCCTGCGTCGCCGTCGAATCACCGGGCCGCAACGCCCTGGAGGTGCTGAAGGGCCTCGTCGAGGACTGCGTTTCCGGGCTGCGCGCCGAGAAGAACATGCGCTGGCGCGACCCGAAGCTGTCCTTCTCCCGGGCCGTGCGCTGGCTGGTGGCGCTCTGGGGGGAGCAGGTCGTCCCCGCCCGCGTCTCCGAGGTGGTTGCGGGACGCAGCACCTATCTGCAACGCACCACCGCGGCATCCGCCGAGAGCGGGAGACGCTTCGACGGTGTTCTTGTCGGATTCCACGAGGTCGCCTCCGCCGATGACCTGCCGGGCCTGCTCGCCGAGGGGCGGATCGCGCTCGGTTTCGCGGAGCGCCGGGAGGCGGTCGTGGATCAGGCGGAGAAACTGGCGGCCGGTGTGGGCGGCTTCATCGATGTCAAGGACAATGCCGCGCTGGTTGACGAGATCACCAACCTGGTGGAGGAACCCTTCGGGGTGCTGGGCGGTTTCGACGAGCGCTACCTGGAGCTCCCGGACCGGATTCTGGTCTCTGTCATGGCCAAGCATCAGCGCTACCTGCCGATCCGCGACGCCGAGGGGCGTCTGTTGCCGTATTTCGTGACCATGGCAAACGGTGCCTGCGACGAGACCGTGGTGGCGGCGGGCAACGAGTCGGTGCTGCGGGCCCGCTACGAGGACGCCTTGTTCTTCTGGAACCAGGACCTCGAGGTCGAATCGGTCGACGTCTTCGTGCCGGGCCTCGAGAAGCTGACCTTCGAGAACCGGCTCGGTTCGGTGGGGCAGCGCGCCCGCCGCATCGCCGCGGTGGCCACCAGTGTGGGGGAGGGGCTGGGCCTCGCCCCGGAGCAGGCCGCAACCCTGGCACGCGCCGGGCAGCTGGCGAAGTACGACCTGGCGACGAACCTCGTCACGGACATGACCAGCCTCGCCGGTTTCGTAGCCCGCGAGTACGCGCTCCGCAAGGGCGAGACCCCCGCGGTCGCCGAGGCCCTCCACGAGATGGAACAGCCCCACACCTCCGCCGACGCGGTCCCGGCCTCGCTTCCGGGCGCCCTGCTGGCCCTTGGGGACCGCTTCGACCTGCTGATGGCGATGTTCGCCCTCGGCGCGAAACCCTCCGGTTCCTCCGACCCCTATGGGCTGCGGCGGGCCGCGCTGGGCGTGGTGCGCGTGCTGCGTGAGGTTCCCGGGCTGACCGGCATTGGTGTGCGTGATGGTCTGGTGGCAGCGGCAGAGGCGTTGACGACCCAGGGGATTGAGGTGTCGCAGGATGCGATCGCAGCGGCCGAGGAATTCGTCATCGGTCGCTATGCCCAACTGATGCGTGACGAGGGGCGCTCTGCCGACATGGTTGCCGCGGTCCTGCCGTCGGCCAGCCACCCTGCGGACGCGGAGGCGAAGGCCAACGATCTGGAAGCCCTCCTCGGAGAACCTAGTTGGCGGGCCGCCGTGGAGGCCGTGGTGCGGATCCACCGAATCCTTCCTGCTGGCACGGTCCCGGAGTTCGATCCGGCGGTCCTGGTCGATGGCGCGGAGAGGGCCCTCTCCCAGGCCCTCGCGGACAGGAAACCCTGTGATTCCGTGTCCGATTTCGCAGCCTCGGCGAAAGAGTTGGTCGATCCCATCGCCCAGTTCTTCGACGACACTCTGGTGATGGCGAAGGAACCTGAACTCAGAGCGGCTCGGCTGGGTCTGCTCGCAAGTGTCGCGGCCCTCGCCCCGGAGGGCCTGGAGTGGACCGCCATCGACGCGGTCACGAAGTAG
- a CDS encoding DUF885 domain-containing protein → MRTSTPLDAVAEAHVDALAANDPLAATGIGLPGHDHELPDYSPEGIGHWADELRRTLRLIEETPRTDAVDEVTAAAMRERLGLELESIEAGDHFAAVNNIDSPVQWLRDVFDLMPTRSDDDWSNIASRMAGMPRAVSGYIETLREGITRGIVPARRAVTDVAAQATDLAGEKSRFRQLVSEAGREGTLGAELQRAAELARSAFGDLVRFLTQDLAPVARETDAVGRERYQRASREFLGARIDLDETYEWGVEALARITAEQEAIAGEIVGSGATISEAIAVLNADPANQLNGTEALREWMQRTADEAIAALDGKYFTLDPRVRSIEGMIAPSATGGIYYTGPSADFSRPGRMWWSVPAGVTEFTTWQEKTTVHHEGVPGHHLQIGQAVAQAENLNRWRSLVCWVSGHGEGWALYAERLMDEFGFLNPGERLGMLDGQRLRATRVVLDLGIHLGKPAFDRYGGGTWDHDKCWQLLRDNVAMEENQLRFELHRYLGWAGQAPSYLIGQRIWEQIRDDAARRAGQEFDLRDFHDRALAVGSLPLDVLREVLAG, encoded by the coding sequence ATGCGCACATCTACTCCACTCGATGCCGTCGCCGAGGCCCACGTCGATGCCCTGGCAGCCAACGACCCTCTCGCGGCAACGGGAATCGGTCTGCCGGGTCACGACCACGAGCTGCCCGATTACTCCCCGGAGGGTATCGGTCACTGGGCTGATGAGCTGCGACGCACGCTCCGATTGATCGAGGAGACGCCGAGAACGGATGCGGTCGATGAAGTCACAGCAGCGGCCATGAGGGAACGGCTCGGTCTTGAATTGGAGAGCATTGAGGCAGGTGACCATTTCGCCGCAGTCAACAATATCGACTCGCCTGTCCAGTGGTTGCGGGATGTCTTCGACCTGATGCCCACGAGGAGCGATGATGACTGGAGCAACATCGCATCCCGGATGGCGGGCATGCCCCGCGCTGTCAGCGGCTACATCGAGACCCTGCGTGAAGGCATTACACGGGGAATTGTCCCGGCCCGCCGTGCAGTAACCGACGTGGCGGCCCAAGCCACCGACCTGGCCGGGGAGAAATCGCGATTCCGCCAGCTGGTGTCCGAAGCCGGGCGGGAGGGAACACTCGGCGCCGAGCTGCAACGAGCAGCGGAACTCGCCCGCAGCGCCTTCGGGGACCTGGTCCGGTTCCTCACCCAGGACCTGGCCCCCGTCGCTCGGGAAACGGACGCGGTAGGGCGCGAACGCTACCAGCGGGCTTCCCGGGAGTTCCTGGGAGCTCGGATCGATCTCGACGAAACCTATGAGTGGGGGGTAGAGGCGCTGGCTCGGATCACCGCCGAACAGGAGGCCATCGCAGGTGAGATTGTGGGCTCCGGGGCTACCATCTCTGAGGCGATCGCTGTGCTGAACGCCGATCCGGCAAACCAGCTGAACGGCACCGAGGCGCTGCGGGAATGGATGCAACGCACCGCTGATGAGGCCATCGCGGCCCTCGACGGGAAGTACTTCACCCTGGATCCGAGGGTACGCTCCATCGAGGGCATGATCGCCCCCTCAGCGACTGGCGGTATCTACTACACCGGACCATCCGCTGATTTCTCCCGCCCTGGCCGTATGTGGTGGTCCGTTCCCGCGGGGGTCACTGAGTTCACCACCTGGCAGGAGAAAACCACCGTCCATCATGAAGGCGTTCCCGGCCATCACCTGCAGATCGGGCAGGCCGTCGCCCAGGCGGAGAATCTGAACCGCTGGCGGTCGCTGGTCTGCTGGGTCTCTGGGCACGGTGAGGGCTGGGCGCTGTACGCGGAGCGTCTCATGGATGAGTTCGGTTTCCTGAACCCGGGAGAGCGTCTCGGGATGCTTGACGGCCAACGGTTGCGCGCCACCCGGGTTGTTCTCGACCTGGGAATCCACCTCGGTAAACCCGCCTTCGACCGGTACGGTGGCGGGACCTGGGATCACGACAAGTGCTGGCAGCTGCTGCGCGACAACGTCGCCATGGAAGAAAACCAGCTGCGTTTCGAGCTGCACCGCTACCTGGGGTGGGCGGGGCAGGCACCTAGCTATCTCATCGGCCAGCGGATCTGGGAGCAGATCCGCGACGACGCGGCCCGCCGGGCTGGGCAGGAATTCGACCTGCGCGACTTCCACGACCGTGCCCTAGCCGTCGGGTCACTGCCGCTTGACGTGCTGCGCGAGGTGCTGGCCGGGTAG
- a CDS encoding bifunctional glycosyltransferase family 2/GtrA family protein: MLVLIPAYEPGDSLIALVRELRAHPAAPNVLVVDDGSGPDHDEIFALVRIHGATVHRYQENRGKGHALKTGFAIARRYHPGEVVVCADSDGQHKVPDIMRVVREVDVDSREMVLGGRRFTGRVPLRSAFGNKVTSWLFKTLTAIRVGDTQTGLRAYPPSMLEWLGTIRGERFEYELSLLLQARKAGISIREIEIETVYLHGNKSSHFRPIRDSWRVYRPLLTFAGSSLAGFAIDLLALLLLMAVTRNLLFSVITARLLSATVNYLLNRHAVFRDGDRSTPVRYALLVCGILVANYVLLRALSIVMPLVAAKLLTEFALFAISFAAQRALVFTHKELSTRKGHLVTR; the protein is encoded by the coding sequence ATGCTCGTTCTCATCCCTGCCTACGAACCCGGTGACTCGCTCATCGCCCTGGTCCGCGAACTGCGAGCCCACCCCGCTGCCCCCAACGTTCTTGTGGTGGACGATGGTTCCGGCCCCGACCATGACGAGATCTTTGCCCTAGTCCGCATCCATGGTGCCACCGTGCATCGATACCAGGAGAACCGTGGAAAGGGACATGCCCTCAAAACCGGGTTTGCCATCGCCAGGCGATACCACCCGGGTGAGGTGGTCGTCTGCGCCGACTCCGATGGCCAGCACAAGGTGCCCGACATCATGCGAGTGGTCCGTGAGGTCGACGTCGATTCCCGCGAGATGGTGCTCGGGGGGCGTCGGTTCACCGGGCGGGTACCGCTGCGCAGTGCCTTCGGGAACAAGGTGACCAGTTGGTTGTTCAAGACCCTGACCGCGATCAGGGTGGGCGACACCCAGACAGGGTTGCGCGCCTACCCGCCGAGCATGCTCGAGTGGCTCGGAACCATCCGGGGGGAACGTTTCGAGTACGAACTGTCTTTGCTGCTCCAGGCCAGGAAAGCGGGGATCAGCATCCGGGAGATCGAGATCGAAACCGTCTACCTGCACGGCAACAAGAGCTCCCACTTTCGTCCCATCCGGGACTCGTGGCGGGTCTATCGACCGCTGCTAACCTTCGCCGGGTCATCGCTGGCTGGGTTTGCCATCGACCTCCTGGCCCTGCTGCTCCTGATGGCCGTAACCCGCAACCTGTTGTTCAGCGTGATTACTGCGCGGCTGCTGTCTGCCACTGTCAACTACTTGCTCAACCGGCATGCGGTGTTCCGCGACGGCGACCGCAGCACACCAGTGAGATACGCACTCCTCGTATGTGGAATCCTTGTCGCCAACTACGTGTTGCTGCGGGCCCTGTCGATCGTCATGCCACTGGTAGCAGCAAAGCTGCTAACCGAGTTCGCACTCTTCGCGATCAGTTTCGCCGCCCAACGCGCCCTGGTGTTCACCCACAAGGAGCTGAGCACCCGCAAGGGGCATCTGGTCACCCGATAG
- a CDS encoding phosphodiester glycosidase family protein, with product MTNSRSTRRLSRRAIITGAAGAAGLAAAGGTAWAIDRYLIEHTNVTSASDYQGLPGTQISGTTTATATSAGDGVIDGTTYTSSDRQITITQHTSGSGNSAKAWYVADVKLNDVTALRNAFAKNSFGTNIIEYPTTIAESVGALFAINGDYYGFRDTGIIVRDGIAFRDEPARQGLAIMRDGTMVSYDETSTNAAKLISDGAWHTLSFGPTLVNGGAVIEGIDTLEIDTNFGNHSIQGTQPRTGLGMIAANHFVFVVVDGRSSGYSNGITMTDFAQLFVDLGAQVAYNLDGGGSSQMVFNGSLVNNPLGKTKERGTSDILWIGR from the coding sequence ATGACGAACTCACGATCCACCCGGCGCCTGTCCCGCCGAGCCATCATTACCGGGGCCGCCGGGGCAGCTGGGCTCGCCGCAGCAGGCGGTACGGCCTGGGCCATCGACCGCTACCTGATAGAACACACCAACGTCACCTCGGCATCCGACTACCAAGGGTTGCCCGGAACCCAAATCAGCGGCACCACCACTGCCACTGCCACATCGGCGGGGGACGGGGTGATCGACGGCACGACCTACACTTCCAGTGATCGGCAGATCACCATCACCCAACACACTTCTGGTTCCGGGAATTCTGCCAAGGCCTGGTATGTGGCCGATGTGAAACTGAATGACGTCACCGCCCTGCGCAACGCCTTTGCGAAGAACAGCTTCGGAACCAACATCATCGAGTACCCGACAACGATCGCGGAAAGCGTCGGGGCCCTGTTTGCCATCAACGGCGACTACTACGGTTTCCGCGACACCGGGATCATCGTCCGTGACGGCATCGCTTTTCGTGACGAGCCGGCCCGCCAAGGCTTGGCGATTATGCGGGATGGCACCATGGTCAGCTATGACGAGACCAGTACGAATGCTGCGAAACTGATCTCGGACGGCGCCTGGCATACCCTCTCCTTCGGCCCCACGCTCGTCAACGGTGGTGCCGTCATCGAAGGCATCGACACACTCGAGATCGACACCAACTTCGGCAACCACTCCATCCAGGGCACCCAGCCCAGGACAGGACTGGGAATGATCGCCGCCAACCATTTCGTCTTCGTCGTGGTCGATGGTCGTTCCTCCGGATACAGCAACGGCATCACCATGACCGACTTCGCGCAGCTCTTCGTGGATCTGGGGGCACAGGTTGCCTACAACCTCGATGGTGGCGGTTCCTCACAGATGGTCTTCAACGGCTCCCTCGTCAACAATCCTCTCGGGAAAACCAAGGAACGCGGTACCAGCGACATCTTGTGGATCGGAAGGTGA